From the genome of Winogradskyella forsetii, one region includes:
- the sufD gene encoding Fe-S cluster assembly protein SufD: MSLKEKLVSSFMAFEDTVDVHSSIHDIRTEAIKTFEAEGFPSKRLEDWKYTSLNSILKHDYSVFPKHENDIEFKDVKKYFIHEIDAYKIIFIDGKYASHLSQTTHDGLDVCLMSAALTKPKYKMVIDNYFNTIAAKNSLSSLNTAFSYEGAYINIPKNKVVEKPIQIIHFSTGNEAAVMLQPRNLIVVNENAHVQIIERHQSLTDNPVLTNSVTEIFTNKRAIVDYYKIQNDRQTASLIDNTFVNQKQESLAKVHTFSFGGKLIRNNLEFYQNGERIDSTMKGITIIGDKQHVDHNTLVHHIEPNCESHQDYKGIFDDSATGVFNGKVVVEKLAQKTNAFQANNNILISDKASINTKPQLEIFADDVKCSHGCTIGQLDESAMFYLRSRGIPEKEARALLMFAFSNNVMDSVKIPEVKNRITKIIAKKLGVNIGFDDL; encoded by the coding sequence ATGAGTTTAAAAGAAAAATTAGTATCGTCATTTATGGCCTTTGAGGACACCGTTGATGTGCACTCGTCCATACATGACATTCGTACTGAAGCTATAAAGACTTTTGAAGCTGAAGGGTTTCCTTCAAAGCGTTTGGAAGATTGGAAATACACATCGTTGAATTCGATTTTAAAGCACGATTATAGTGTGTTTCCAAAGCATGAAAATGACATAGAGTTTAAAGATGTAAAGAAATATTTTATACATGAAATTGATGCGTATAAAATCATTTTTATAGATGGAAAATATGCGTCGCATTTATCACAAACGACGCATGACGGTTTGGATGTTTGCCTCATGTCTGCAGCATTGACCAAGCCAAAATATAAAATGGTAATTGATAACTATTTCAATACGATTGCAGCAAAAAACAGCTTGTCGTCATTGAATACGGCATTTTCGTATGAAGGGGCTTATATTAATATTCCTAAAAACAAGGTGGTTGAAAAACCAATTCAAATCATTCATTTCTCAACAGGAAACGAAGCTGCGGTTATGTTACAACCTCGTAACTTAATTGTGGTCAATGAAAATGCACATGTTCAGATTATCGAGCGTCATCAGAGTTTGACGGACAATCCGGTTTTAACGAATTCGGTAACTGAAATTTTCACCAACAAACGCGCCATTGTAGATTATTATAAAATTCAGAATGACAGGCAAACAGCGTCATTAATTGATAACACTTTTGTAAATCAAAAACAGGAAAGTTTAGCTAAAGTGCATACCTTTTCTTTTGGTGGAAAATTGATCAGAAACAATCTCGAATTTTACCAAAACGGCGAGCGTATTGATTCTACCATGAAAGGCATCACCATTATTGGCGATAAACAGCATGTAGACCACAATACATTGGTACATCATATTGAACCAAATTGCGAAAGCCATCAAGATTACAAAGGTATTTTTGATGATAGTGCCACAGGCGTTTTTAATGGGAAAGTGGTCGTTGAGAAATTGGCACAAAAAACCAATGCATTTCAGGCCAACAACAATATTTTAATAAGCGACAAAGCGAGCATCAATACCAAACCTCAACTTGAAATTTTTGCGGATGACGTTAAATGTTCCCATGGTTGTACGATTGGTCAATTGGATGAAAGCGCCATGTTCTATTTACGTTCTCGTGGAATTCCAGAAAAAGAAGCTAGAGCATTATTGATGTTTGCATTTAGCAACAATGTTATGGACTCTGTGAAAATTCCTGAGGTAAAAAATAGGATTACTAAGATTATTGCTAAGAAATTGGGCGTTAATATTGGGTTTGATGATTTGTAA